Proteins found in one Subtercola endophyticus genomic segment:
- a CDS encoding acyl-CoA dehydrogenase family protein gives MTRLSVEQEELTQLVRSWVDQEVLPVASAFDHRDEFPEELVEAMKEMGLFGITIPEEYGGLGLDLLTYALVIKELARGWISLAGVINTHFMAAWMIMTYGSEEQKLHYLPRMVTGEMRSAYSMTEPQAGSDVQAITTRARREGDEFVIDGSKMWVTNGLRADMIMILTVTDPTAEPRHRGMTAFILEKEAGVSHQPGLIVPPQLKKMGYKGVESTELIFEGFRTPASSVLGGEVNIGAGFKQFMAAVELGRVNVGARAVGLATCALEQAVKYANERETFGKKISKHQAIQLKIAQMGTKIKASELLVFDAAEKKAEGGRVDLEAGMAKYFATETALEVATESMRIHGGYGYSQEFMVERLYRDAMLLILGEGTNEIQQLLIARRLLE, from the coding sequence ATGACCCGACTCAGCGTTGAGCAAGAAGAACTCACCCAGCTCGTTCGATCGTGGGTCGACCAGGAGGTGCTTCCGGTCGCCTCTGCCTTCGATCACCGAGACGAATTCCCCGAAGAGCTCGTCGAGGCCATGAAAGAGATGGGGCTGTTCGGCATCACGATTCCCGAGGAGTACGGGGGATTGGGGCTCGACCTGCTCACCTATGCCCTCGTCATCAAGGAGCTGGCGCGCGGGTGGATTTCGCTCGCCGGCGTCATCAACACTCACTTCATGGCGGCGTGGATGATCATGACCTACGGCAGCGAGGAGCAGAAGCTGCACTACCTCCCCCGCATGGTCACCGGCGAGATGCGCAGCGCATACTCGATGACCGAGCCGCAGGCCGGCTCCGACGTGCAGGCGATCACCACGCGCGCACGGCGCGAGGGCGATGAGTTCGTCATCGACGGATCGAAGATGTGGGTCACGAACGGTCTGCGTGCAGACATGATCATGATTCTGACGGTGACCGACCCGACAGCCGAACCCCGGCACCGCGGAATGACAGCGTTCATTCTCGAGAAAGAGGCCGGTGTTTCGCATCAGCCCGGGCTCATCGTGCCCCCGCAGTTGAAGAAGATGGGCTACAAGGGGGTCGAATCCACCGAACTCATTTTCGAGGGATTCCGCACGCCTGCGTCGTCGGTGCTCGGTGGCGAAGTCAACATCGGTGCCGGGTTCAAGCAGTTCATGGCGGCTGTCGAGCTCGGTCGCGTGAACGTGGGCGCCCGCGCGGTGGGACTCGCGACTTGTGCTCTCGAGCAGGCCGTGAAGTACGCGAACGAGCGCGAAACGTTCGGCAAGAAGATCAGCAAGCATCAGGCGATTCAGCTGAAGATCGCCCAGATGGGCACCAAGATCAAGGCCTCCGAGCTTCTCGTCTTCGACGCGGCCGAGAAGAAGGCAGAGGGTGGCCGGGTCGACCTCGAGGCGGGCATGGCCAAGTACTTCGCCACCGAGACCGCACTAGAGGTCGCAACGGAGTCGATGCGCATCCACGGCGGCTACGGCTATTCGCAGGAGTTCATGGTCGAGCGTCTCTATCGCGATGCCATGCTGCTCATTCTGGGTGAGGGAACCAACGAGATTCAGCAGTTGCTGATCGCACGAAGGCTGCTGGAGTGA